The Paenibacillus pabuli DNA segment TTTGATTTTGATGCCTTGGAGAAGATCAGACAATTATCTAGCGAGGTACGCATCGGTCTCATCACCTTTGGCTGTTCGAAGGCTATTCTGGACTGGTCCTTAGCGATCGGAGCGACGTTCCTGTCCATGCACTTCGCATTTGTGACCGAGCATTATATTCATCGATGTCAAGAGCTGGGAATTCAATTGATGGCCTGGACAATCAACGAGACTTCCATAATGGAGAAATTTCAGGAGTATCCGTCCGTGTGGGTCTGCACAGACGAGCTCGAATCTTTTATGGATGTGTTGGAGCTGTCCGGCTCAGTGTGAGTGGGCAGGGGTAAGGTCATGGAAAATGTGTATGATTACGATGCGTATTGCTTCGATTTAGACGGGACGATTTATGTCAGCCAGATGATCCTTCCTGGCGTAAATAGCTTTATAAACAGCTTGCGATCACGCGACAAGCGTCTATTGTTCCTGACGAATACTCCCGTGCATACCAGGGAGGATTGCTACAAGAGGCTGCTGAGTTTGGGGATTTCATGTCAGCTCGACGAAATTCTGACTGCAGGATATGTGTCAGGAATGTATTTTGTTGAATACGCCCCTGATGCCAAGGTGCTGATTGTTGGTGAGGAGGCTTTGCGAAGAGAGCTAAGGGCCATCGGGATATCTATCACGGAAGATCCGTATGAATCAACCCATGTATTAGTCGGAATGGATCGACAGTTTCATTACGATAAGCTTCATCTAGCGGCAAAAGCAGTTCGTCATGGAGCGATTCTCATCGCAACGAATCCGGACAGCTGCTGTCCCGTCCAGGATGATATCATTCCCGATACCGGATCGATTCTAAGCTCGATTGAGGCAGCTAGCCAGCAGAAAGCCTCCGCCGTGATTGGTAAGCCTTCCCGTTACTATGCTGAGAAGGCGTTCCAGCTTTTGAATGTGAACAACAGCAGATGCCTTATGATCGGTGATCGGTTGGAAACAGATATTTTATTTGGTCAGCAAAATGGAATGAAGACCGCCCTCGTGCTTACGGGTATCTCTTCAAGAGGAGATATCCAAGAAACAGGCATCATTCCTGATTATATATGGGCTTCCTTCAACGAATGCATCATGGAGGAAGAAGACAACTCCAAGCATTCAACTGTGCTGCAGGTGAAGAGGACTTAAGCAGCAATGGGTTTCAAAAAAATATGGAGGTGGAGTTCATGCGTCTGGCGTTACTTGGTGATTATCACTATTCAAGCATGAGTCACGGAACTGAAGAAATGAAAGCTGCGAGAGTTCGTGTATATGAGCATATGCTCAAGGCTTTTTTGGAGGAAAAGGCGGACTTTCATGTCTCGATTGGCGATTTAACGCATGAAGGAACGGCCCAGGAATTCCAATCGATATACTCCATCCTTTCCAGTAGTGAACGGAACTTCATTCATGTGCTTGGCAATCACGACACGTATTCGATACCGAAGCATGAAATCTCCAAGCTAACAGGTCAGGATCGCTATCGGGCGATTGACACACCTCATGCCAGGCTTATTTTTCTGGATACGACCCAGGAAATGAATCCTGCAGATTGGGGAGGGGAGCTGGACGAAGAGCAGCTGGCATGGCTCAAAAGCGAGCTTGCCGATTCGCATGAGAAGCAAGTACTTCTCTTCGGGCACCATCCGGTATTTGATACGACTGCGCGTTCGACGCTCGATAAGCTGTACATCCGTCCACAGGATGAACTGAAGAGCATATTGAACAGTCGGCCAGAAGGCGGCATCTATTTTTGCGGGCATAATCACATGAACTCCATCGTTAAGCAAGGTGAATGGCATTATGTTCAGACCGCAGCTTGCCTGGACGTGCCGGCATACCGTGTTATTGAAGTCCATGAGGGCAAAGTAGAGATAACTCACCATCTTATACAGGGTGCTGGTCTGCTTGCTGATATTGAGAGCTTTTGTTGTGATATGCCAGGCTTTGGCCCTGTCGCTGGTGCATCAGGAGAAGAGAGTGACCTTGTTTTATCTGTGCAATTCGCATCGGCCGCTCAGTAAAAGAAAAAGGAGGGAATGTCATGGCACAAATTGTGTTGAAGCAGATTGAAAAAAGCTTCAAGCAGGATAAAGTCATTGAGGGTCTGGATCTGACCATCGAGGATGGATCCTTTACGGTATTGGTCGGCCCGTCTGGCTGTGGAAAATCGACGACACTCCGCATGATCGCTGGACTTGAGAAAGAAACGGGCGGTGAAATTTGGATCGGGGACCAATGTGTCAATGGAGTCGAACCGGGCAAGCGTAATGTGGCCATGGTATTTCAAAACTATGCATTGTATCCAATGATGACAGTCAAGGAGAACATTGAATTCGGACTCGTGAATCGCAAGGTGCCCCGGCCCGAACGAGAACGCCTCGTTAAGGAAATCACGGAGGTCGTAGGCCTAGCAGAGTATCTGCATAAGAAGCCGCAAGCGCTGTCCGGAGGTCAGCGCCAGAGGGTTGCCTTGGCACGGGCCATGGTGAAGAGTCCTGCGGTTTTCCTGATGGACGAGCCATTATCGAATCTCGATGCCAAGCTGCGCCATCAAATGCGAACGGAGTTGATTCAGCTTCACAAACGGCTGGGCGCAACCTTTGTCTTTGTTACGCATGACCAGGTTGAGGCGATGTCGATGGGAGATCGTATCGTCATCATGAATAAAGGGATTATTCAACAAGCAGATGGTCCAATGAAAATCTACGATGATCCCGATAATGTTTTCACAGCTCAGTTTATCGGTACACCGCCGATGAATGTGATTGATCGTGAACGTATCCAGCCATATTTGAATGGGCAGCTGCATGACGATATTGGGCAGATTGGTTTCAGGCCGGAGAAAGCAACGATGTCGCTTGAGAGCCGACCGCAGACAGGGAATGTTCATTTCCCGGCCCATATCATGACACGCGAGACACTAGGCGCAGAAATCATCTATCAACTGGAATCCGCGCTCGGGCTTGTGTCTGTGAAGAGCTTTTTGAAGCCCTTAGAGTCAGCTTCTGAAGTGAACATTACGGTATCTGTGCAGGACCTCTACTATTTTGATCGGAACGAAGTCCGTGCTCGTCAGCATGAGCGGTCCGAAGCTCGAGAGCTCATTGTCCTGGGAGGGAAATATTCATGACCGTCTGGTCCAGATTCCGTCCCTATGTCATGGTAGCTCCCTCTATCGTGATATTCTCCATTTTTTTCATATATCCGATCTTCTATATGATCTTCCTGAGTTTTTACAACTGGGACTTCATTAATCCGGTCAAGGAGTTTGTAGGCTTCAACAACTTTGTCGAGTTATTTAAGGATAGTGCATTTCTTCAGGTCCTTAGCAATTCCTTGAACTATACGCTTCTTTCCGTATCCTTATCCATTGTGATTTCGCTGCTGCTAGCCATATGGCTGAATCGGGAAGGCGCATGGTATGGGTTTGTGCAGGGTGCGTTATTTAGTCCACATATTGTTTCACTTGTATCTGTATCCCTGGTGTGGATGTGGTTGATGGATCCCAAATTCGGTTTGCTGAACGGTTTGTTGGATATGGTTGGTTTGCCCAAGCTGGAGTGGCTGAGCAGTCCCGAC contains these protein-coding regions:
- a CDS encoding HAD-IIA family hydrolase — encoded protein: MENVYDYDAYCFDLDGTIYVSQMILPGVNSFINSLRSRDKRLLFLTNTPVHTREDCYKRLLSLGISCQLDEILTAGYVSGMYFVEYAPDAKVLIVGEEALRRELRAIGISITEDPYESTHVLVGMDRQFHYDKLHLAAKAVRHGAILIATNPDSCCPVQDDIIPDTGSILSSIEAASQQKASAVIGKPSRYYAEKAFQLLNVNNSRCLMIGDRLETDILFGQQNGMKTALVLTGISSRGDIQETGIIPDYIWASFNECIMEEEDNSKHSTVLQVKRT
- a CDS encoding metallophosphoesterase family protein translates to MRLALLGDYHYSSMSHGTEEMKAARVRVYEHMLKAFLEEKADFHVSIGDLTHEGTAQEFQSIYSILSSSERNFIHVLGNHDTYSIPKHEISKLTGQDRYRAIDTPHARLIFLDTTQEMNPADWGGELDEEQLAWLKSELADSHEKQVLLFGHHPVFDTTARSTLDKLYIRPQDELKSILNSRPEGGIYFCGHNHMNSIVKQGEWHYVQTAACLDVPAYRVIEVHEGKVEITHHLIQGAGLLADIESFCCDMPGFGPVAGASGEESDLVLSVQFASAAQ
- a CDS encoding ABC transporter permease subunit produces the protein MTVWSRFRPYVMVAPSIVIFSIFFIYPIFYMIFLSFYNWDFINPVKEFVGFNNFVELFKDSAFLQVLSNSLNYTLLSVSLSIVISLLLAIWLNREGAWYGFVQGALFSPHIVSLVSVSLVWMWLMDPKFGLLNGLLDMVGLPKLEWLSSPDSSLLSLVLVSVWKGVGYNALIFIAGLQSIPKDVYEASALDEANWWRKFYKITLPMLSPTLFFLIIINLISSFQVFETIAIMTNGGPINSTNTLVFYIYEYGFRYFKIGYASAAGVILLVVVGLLTLVYFKLLSRKVHYQ
- a CDS encoding ABC transporter ATP-binding protein, which codes for MAQIVLKQIEKSFKQDKVIEGLDLTIEDGSFTVLVGPSGCGKSTTLRMIAGLEKETGGEIWIGDQCVNGVEPGKRNVAMVFQNYALYPMMTVKENIEFGLVNRKVPRPERERLVKEITEVVGLAEYLHKKPQALSGGQRQRVALARAMVKSPAVFLMDEPLSNLDAKLRHQMRTELIQLHKRLGATFVFVTHDQVEAMSMGDRIVIMNKGIIQQADGPMKIYDDPDNVFTAQFIGTPPMNVIDRERIQPYLNGQLHDDIGQIGFRPEKATMSLESRPQTGNVHFPAHIMTRETLGAEIIYQLESALGLVSVKSFLKPLESASEVNITVSVQDLYYFDRNEVRARQHERSEARELIVLGGKYS